One Luteolibacter flavescens DNA window includes the following coding sequences:
- a CDS encoding BlaI/MecI/CopY family transcriptional regulator produces the protein MARATHPSNLELQALSVLWHEGPSTVSAVLESLPDGKDRAYTTVLSVLQSLERKKLVKRVRDGRAHVYEAAFSQDVIVRRAAHDFLTNAFGGRLGEAILALLSAGTLTPDEKTNIERELKRHKAMAAKKTAKKAAKKVAAKKAPAKKAAAKKVAKKAPAKKAAPAKKAAKVAKKAAPAKKVAKKAAKKAAKSAKKAAKKVAKKTVAKKAAKVAKKAAPAKKAAKKAAPAKKAPAKKAAKSAKKAAPAKKAPAKKAAKKAAKKA, from the coding sequence ATGGCACGAGCTACCCACCCCTCCAATCTTGAGCTTCAGGCTCTGTCCGTCTTGTGGCACGAGGGTCCATCTACGGTAAGTGCCGTACTTGAGAGTCTCCCGGACGGAAAGGACCGCGCCTACACGACAGTGCTGTCGGTATTGCAGAGTCTCGAACGCAAGAAGCTGGTCAAGCGTGTGCGCGACGGTCGCGCTCATGTCTATGAGGCCGCGTTCTCCCAGGACGTCATCGTGCGTCGTGCCGCGCACGACTTCCTTACCAATGCTTTCGGGGGCCGTCTCGGTGAGGCGATCCTCGCACTACTCTCCGCCGGGACTTTGACACCGGATGAGAAAACAAACATCGAACGCGAACTCAAACGACACAAAGCCATGGCTGCAAAGAAAACAGCGAAGAAGGCGGCCAAGAAGGTCGCCGCCAAGAAAGCCCCGGCCAAAAAGGCCGCCGCCAAAAAGGTAGCGAAGAAGGCTCCTGCCAAGAAAGCCGCTCCTGCCAAGAAGGCTGCCAAGGTCGCCAAGAAGGCCGCTCCTGCGAAGAAGGTTGCCAAGAAGGCCGCCAAGAAAGCTGCGAAGTCCGCCAAGAAGGCTGCCAAGAAGGTCGCAAAGAAGACCGTAGCGAAGAAGGCTGCAAAGGTCGCCAAGAAGGCCGCCCCTGCCAAGAAGGCTGCGAAGAAGGCCGCACCGGCAAAGAAGGCCCCTGCGAAGAAAGCCGCCAAGTCCGCCAAGAAAGCCGCTCCGGCAAAGAAGGCGCCTGCCAAAAAGGCCGCCAAGAAAGCCGCGAAAAAGGCCTAA